In the genome of Candidatus Nitrosotenuis sp. DW1, one region contains:
- a CDS encoding KEOPS complex kinase/ATPase Bud32, producing MKLLKKGAEGDIFLTRHENVLAILKTRKKKQYRNQILDDKIRKSRTIRESTILSEAKEFGIRTPLVYQVNHNDCTILMQHIKGNVVRDLAGSNLVSACKEIGKITGTLHKNGIMHGDLTTSNFILSDGKVYTIDFGLSQRTAKIEDHAVDLRLFKEILNSAHVDVLKSLWSSFLQGYRSAVGHSRYNQILNHVSVIEGRGRYAQVV from the coding sequence ATGAAACTGCTCAAAAAAGGCGCAGAAGGAGACATCTTTCTCACCAGACACGAAAACGTATTGGCAATCCTAAAGACAAGGAAAAAAAAGCAGTACCGAAACCAAATCCTGGACGACAAGATAAGAAAAAGCAGAACAATTCGGGAATCGACCATTCTATCAGAGGCAAAGGAGTTTGGAATCCGGACTCCATTGGTGTACCAAGTCAATCACAATGACTGCACCATACTGATGCAGCACATCAAGGGAAATGTGGTGCGTGATCTTGCTGGAAGCAATCTCGTTTCTGCATGCAAGGAGATCGGGAAAATCACGGGAACACTTCACAAAAACGGAATAATGCACGGAGACCTTACAACATCGAATTTCATTTTGAGTGATGGCAAAGTTTACACAATTGACTTTGGGCTGTCACAGAGAACCGCAAAAATCGAGGATCATGCAGTGGATCTGAGGCTGTTCAAGGAAATACTAAACAGCGCACACGTGGATGTGTTGAAAAGTCTTTGGTCAAGCTTTTTACAAGGATATAGATCCGCAGTAGGACATTCCAGATATAATCAGATATTGAATCATGTTTCAGTAATTGAGGGACGTGGGAGATATGCGCAAGTCGTTTGA
- a CDS encoding redox-regulated ATPase YchF — translation MLIGLLGKANVGKSTFFSAATETAVPIGNYPFTTIEPNVGVTYVRTKCACKHFGITHQNELCIDGIRLVPVKLIDVAGLVPGAHEGKGLGNKFLDDARQAEVLIHVVDVAGTTDIQGQPVPVGTHDPLEDIAFVENEFDQWFKQILDREWQKLLREITQKTTNLVDGITKRFSGLGVKEFQVSEILKELNLHAKKPSEWTDSDIFDFVKKLRKKTKPVLVAANKADLCKDLSIVDKIKQNNHVVICSAESELLLRKASKAGLIKYVPGDSAFEIKSQSLNPQQKQALDLVKVVLSKTRTTGIQEAINHAVFDLLKFITVYPVEDEAKLSNKDGVILPDARLLLAGSNAKDLAGTIHADLAKGFLFAIDAKTKLRISADHILQDGDVVKIVSSMSRG, via the coding sequence ATGCTAATTGGGCTTTTGGGAAAGGCAAACGTCGGAAAATCTACCTTCTTTTCTGCGGCAACCGAAACTGCAGTACCGATTGGGAACTATCCGTTTACCACTATTGAGCCAAACGTTGGCGTCACATACGTTAGAACAAAATGCGCGTGCAAGCACTTTGGAATTACACACCAAAACGAACTGTGCATTGACGGGATAAGGCTGGTTCCGGTTAAGCTAATCGACGTTGCAGGACTTGTCCCCGGCGCACACGAGGGAAAGGGCCTTGGCAACAAGTTCCTAGATGACGCAAGACAGGCAGAGGTGCTAATCCATGTAGTGGATGTTGCAGGAACAACTGACATCCAGGGCCAGCCGGTTCCTGTCGGGACGCACGATCCTCTGGAAGATATTGCGTTTGTTGAAAACGAGTTTGACCAGTGGTTCAAGCAAATCTTGGACAGGGAATGGCAAAAGCTGCTCAGGGAGATAACTCAAAAGACAACCAATCTAGTTGATGGGATAACAAAGAGATTCAGCGGTCTTGGCGTAAAGGAATTTCAGGTGTCTGAAATTTTAAAGGAACTAAACCTGCACGCAAAAAAACCGTCAGAATGGACAGACTCTGATATTTTTGATTTTGTGAAAAAGCTAAGAAAGAAAACAAAGCCGGTGCTCGTTGCGGCAAACAAGGCAGATCTTTGCAAGGACCTGTCAATCGTTGATAAGATAAAGCAAAACAATCATGTCGTGATATGCAGCGCAGAGTCCGAACTGTTGCTGAGAAAGGCGTCAAAGGCGGGGCTGATAAAATACGTTCCAGGCGATTCCGCATTTGAAATAAAAAGCCAGTCGCTAAATCCTCAGCAAAAGCAGGCACTGGATCTGGTAAAGGTGGTACTTTCAAAAACCCGCACCACTGGGATCCAGGAGGCAATTAATCATGCAGTATTTGATTTGCTAAAGTTCATCACAGTGTATCCAGTAGAGGACGAGGCCAAACTTTCAAACAAGGATGGGGTGATCCTGCCTGATGCAAGACTCTTGCTTGCCGGCTCTAATGCAAAGGATCTGGCTGGAACCATCCACGCCGATCTGGCAAAGGGATTCCTCTTTGCAATAGATGCAAAAACAAAGCTTCGGATCAGCGCAGACCACATACTGCAGGACGGCGACGTGGTAAAAATTGTCTCTAGCATGAGTCGTGGATAA
- the rdgB gene encoding RdgB/HAM1 family non-canonical purine NTP pyrophosphatase: MRKSFDLYFASSNKNKYSEAREILSKFNLSLGFFEFAPVEIQSHSILEIATQKSLDAYASCKSPVIVEDDGLFIPYLGGFPGPYSSYVFKTIGNAGILSLVKSKRQAEFHSVISYCDGKKPVLFQGITKGVISKKQKGKGWGYDPIFIPRGKTKTYAELDDKNTLSHRYRALRKFAHWYTNL; the protein is encoded by the coding sequence ATGCGCAAGTCGTTTGATCTGTATTTTGCATCATCTAACAAGAACAAGTATTCTGAGGCAAGGGAAATCCTGTCAAAATTCAATCTGAGTCTGGGTTTTTTTGAATTTGCGCCAGTTGAGATCCAATCTCATTCGATTTTGGAGATTGCCACGCAAAAGTCACTTGACGCATATGCCTCATGCAAAAGTCCAGTAATAGTAGAAGATGACGGACTGTTCATACCGTATCTGGGGGGCTTTCCAGGCCCGTATTCATCATATGTTTTCAAAACAATTGGAAATGCAGGAATTTTGAGCCTGGTAAAATCAAAAAGGCAAGCCGAGTTTCATTCTGTAATATCGTACTGCGATGGAAAAAAACCCGTCTTATTCCAGGGAATCACCAAAGGCGTGATATCAAAAAAGCAAAAGGGAAAAGGCTGGGGATACGACCCTATTTTCATTCCAAGGGGGAAGACCAAAACCTACGCAGAATTAGATGACAAAAACACCTTATCCCATAGATACCGGGCATTAAGGAAATTTGCACATTGGTACACAAATCTCTAG
- the kae1 gene encoding KEOPS complex N(6)-L-threonylcarbamoyladenine synthase Kae1 produces the protein MICLGIESTAHTFSCAIVQKNKKSGKILSDVRKIYRPPEGQGIHPREASRHHIENSSDVLLECLKKANLKISDVDIISYAAGPGLGPCLRVAGVIARTVSSYYKIPIYPVNHAIGHIELGKLLTGAKDPLVLLVSGGHTMLAALKQKKWRIFGETLDTTLGQLLDQFGRSLGFASPCGKKIEELALESENYVSLPYVVKGNDVSFSGLLSAAKKISSNQKDACYSLQETAFAMIGEATERALSFTEKKELLIVGGVSANKRLSEILKKICQRQKCKFFVSPIEYAGDCGSQIAWTGLLEATAKKGAKLDETFVRQSWRLDTVEIDY, from the coding sequence ATGATCTGCCTAGGAATCGAAAGCACCGCACACACATTTTCCTGCGCCATAGTGCAGAAGAACAAAAAGAGTGGAAAAATTCTGTCCGATGTCAGAAAGATATACCGACCGCCAGAGGGCCAGGGGATTCATCCAAGGGAGGCATCGCGCCACCACATAGAGAACAGCTCTGACGTCCTTTTGGAGTGCCTGAAAAAAGCCAATCTGAAAATAAGCGACGTTGATATCATATCGTATGCGGCAGGGCCTGGACTCGGACCCTGTCTGCGAGTAGCAGGGGTAATTGCCAGGACCGTCTCGTCATACTATAAGATTCCAATCTACCCAGTGAACCACGCAATTGGGCACATTGAGCTTGGCAAGTTACTGACAGGCGCAAAAGACCCGTTGGTACTGCTGGTGTCTGGAGGCCATACGATGCTTGCGGCACTAAAGCAAAAAAAGTGGCGCATATTTGGCGAAACGCTTGACACTACGCTGGGCCAGCTGCTTGATCAGTTTGGCCGCTCTTTGGGATTTGCCTCGCCATGTGGGAAAAAAATCGAGGAGCTTGCACTGGAATCGGAAAACTATGTTTCTCTACCGTATGTTGTAAAGGGAAACGACGTGTCGTTTTCAGGGCTGCTTTCCGCTGCAAAAAAAATCTCCTCAAACCAAAAGGACGCATGCTACTCTCTCCAGGAGACCGCGTTTGCGATGATTGGCGAGGCAACAGAAAGGGCGCTTTCGTTTACAGAAAAAAAGGAACTGCTCATAGTTGGCGGAGTATCTGCAAACAAGAGACTCTCAGAAATTCTGAAAAAGATATGCCAGAGGCAAAAATGCAAGTTCTTTGTGTCCCCAATAGAATACGCAGGGGACTGCGGCTCGCAGATTGCCTGGACTGGGTTACTCGAGGCAACTGCAAAAAAGGGCGCAAAACTTGATGAAACGTTTGTGCGACAGTCCTGGAGGCTGGATACTGTGGAAATTGATTACTGA